A genomic region of Rhodospirillaceae bacterium contains the following coding sequences:
- a CDS encoding HlyD family type I secretion periplasmic adaptor subunit, which translates to MSEANTSFDSRFRRIRDIANADIIHETGTSKMVSRGIAAVGLFIVTFLVWAAIAKVDEITIAMGEVVPVGSVRPIQHLEGGIVSEILVQEGELVDVGTPLVRFDAQSASAELEQVRVREVALLLQQERLRAYAEDRTPDFTFAPEEFVSLVNDQNNIFESEMVSRQNQRNILVQQIAERRSELDTNREQQASNGRQVKLLQDEFEVRKKLFEDGLLSRVMYLGVQRELETAKGNGQRLIGNAATIGESIIELEQRLAELDSRLRQEALRQLGAVSSELSEVEQILSGLENRDSRLTALSPVHGLVQQIAVQAGGVVAPGGLVAEVVPVDAGFLIEGRVSTRDIGFVNGGQPVDIKVHTYDFSRYGSVPGQVISTSATTMLDESNTPFYRVRASLSQTYVGHDQLANPVFPGMTVQMDIKTGQKSILQYLLKPFYTAVNEGFRER; encoded by the coding sequence ATGAGTGAAGCAAACACAAGTTTTGATTCTAGATTCCGTCGCATTCGCGATATCGCGAACGCTGACATCATTCATGAAACGGGGACCTCGAAGATGGTGTCCCGCGGCATCGCGGCCGTCGGTCTTTTTATTGTTACCTTTTTGGTCTGGGCGGCCATAGCGAAGGTTGATGAAATTACGATTGCGATGGGTGAGGTGGTGCCAGTTGGTAGCGTTAGGCCAATTCAACACTTGGAAGGCGGGATTGTCTCCGAGATTCTTGTTCAAGAAGGCGAGTTGGTTGACGTCGGTACGCCACTGGTCCGCTTCGATGCCCAATCAGCCTCTGCGGAATTGGAGCAAGTCAGAGTGCGCGAAGTTGCACTCTTGCTTCAGCAAGAGCGGCTCAGAGCCTACGCCGAAGACCGCACACCTGATTTTACTTTTGCACCAGAAGAATTTGTCTCTCTGGTTAATGATCAAAATAATATTTTCGAGTCAGAGATGGTGTCGCGACAGAACCAACGTAATATTCTCGTTCAGCAAATTGCCGAACGGCGCTCAGAGCTGGACACAAATCGGGAGCAACAGGCAAGCAATGGCCGGCAGGTTAAGCTCCTTCAAGACGAGTTTGAAGTTCGTAAAAAGCTATTCGAGGATGGCCTTCTGTCCCGTGTTATGTATCTCGGCGTTCAACGCGAGTTAGAAACGGCTAAAGGCAACGGGCAGCGTTTGATTGGTAATGCTGCTACGATTGGAGAGTCTATTATTGAATTGGAGCAACGGCTGGCCGAGTTGGATAGCCGCCTTCGTCAGGAAGCTCTGCGCCAATTGGGTGCAGTTTCGTCGGAACTGTCCGAAGTTGAGCAAATTCTCAGCGGCCTTGAAAATAGAGATAGCAGATTAACCGCCCTTTCGCCTGTCCACGGTCTGGTACAACAAATTGCTGTTCAGGCGGGAGGCGTGGTTGCCCCTGGGGGATTGGTAGCTGAAGTTGTTCCTGTCGATGCCGGTTTTCTGATCGAAGGCCGTGTTTCAACGCGCGATATCGGCTTCGTTAATGGTGGCCAGCCGGTAGATATCAAAGTCCATACCTATGATTTTTCCCGCTATGGATCTGTTCCGGGGCAGGTGATTTCTACGTCCGCAACAACCATGCTCGATGAGAGCAATACACCATTTTATCGGGTCCGTGCCTCTCTGTCCCAGACCTACGTTGGCCACGACCAACTGGCTAATCCTGTGTTCCCGGGAATGACGGTCCAGATGGATATCAAAACCGGGCAAAAGAGCATCCTGCAATATCTGCTGAAGCCGTTTTATACGGCGGTGAACGAGGGGTTCCGCGAGCGTTAA
- a CDS encoding peptidase domain-containing ABC transporter, with the protein MTAEQSMISEQSVVASTAPDLGVEDWHDLTSPRALFKTRFDDLFVGEIAVRLGQSDLGTCFVAALVAQGWIGSARHLAEALPAGKEPLDITDVRNAFATLGYRTDIIDFDLSELSPLDEKSIVMVDDEPAFVVLECAADTIVGFDYETRTLVECPKPSGMARVITVELHDPDDDNDRLEPDRWFRSKLSRFESLLVQAFVLSFFVNGLGLATPLYVMFVYDRVITSESFSTLAYLSIGIGLAFAFDFLFRRIRSKTLGYAGARLSYIVGNAIFERLLGLPSRLTERAGIGAQVARIKDLERVRDIFNGPVGQAALDIPFATLFIIAIAIIGGSLAIVPIAIGAFYIIGGIIFVRVVRINVNRAAQHGAKRQELMLETVNKMRAIKASGAEEVWRERFAQLSAKAARSNFQNAQMAALVITISHSMTIVAGLATLGIGIDKVIAGTLTTGGLIATMMMVWRVLAPLQSAFVSMTRIGQVGSSIRQINRLMAVRPERDPRQILEPIEGIQGHVQFSNVTLRYGADTDPALINISFTAEPGEVIAIIGPNGCGKSTVLKVLSGLYKPQGGSIRIDGHDVRQMDPVELRHVIGYVPQVPQMFDGTIADNLRLALPTATDAELLEVIERTGATEQLNRLPEGLNTLISTRELEKLPASLLVRLSLARAYLKAPPIVLMDEPVTGLDFEGEYLFTSAVEELKKTSTVLVVTHRPSHMKLADKVLMLERGATKFFGPAEKVLEKFFAQPK; encoded by the coding sequence ATGACAGCTGAGCAATCTATGATAAGTGAACAGTCTGTCGTGGCTTCAACCGCGCCAGACCTTGGTGTTGAGGATTGGCACGATTTAACCTCGCCCAGAGCTTTGTTTAAGACGCGGTTTGATGATCTGTTTGTTGGCGAGATCGCCGTGCGTCTTGGTCAATCAGATCTCGGTACATGCTTTGTCGCAGCACTTGTTGCGCAGGGATGGATTGGGTCTGCACGGCATCTTGCAGAAGCGCTTCCGGCGGGCAAGGAGCCCCTGGACATCACCGATGTTCGAAACGCTTTTGCAACGCTCGGATATCGTACAGATATTATTGATTTCGATCTTTCGGAATTAAGCCCGCTTGATGAGAAATCAATCGTCATGGTTGACGATGAACCTGCATTTGTTGTGCTGGAGTGTGCTGCCGATACGATAGTCGGTTTTGATTATGAAACCCGGACTTTGGTTGAATGCCCCAAGCCTTCAGGTATGGCCCGCGTCATTACCGTCGAGCTGCACGACCCTGACGATGACAATGACCGTCTTGAGCCAGATCGTTGGTTCCGGTCAAAGTTGAGTCGATTTGAAAGCCTTTTGGTGCAAGCCTTTGTGCTTTCGTTCTTTGTAAATGGACTCGGTTTAGCGACACCCTTGTACGTTATGTTTGTCTATGATCGGGTGATCACCTCTGAATCATTCAGCACGCTCGCCTATCTCTCCATCGGGATTGGTTTGGCTTTTGCGTTTGATTTCCTGTTTCGCCGCATACGATCAAAGACCCTCGGGTATGCAGGCGCACGCCTCAGCTACATTGTTGGCAATGCGATTTTTGAACGCCTGCTGGGCTTACCCAGTCGTCTCACAGAGCGCGCCGGAATCGGCGCTCAAGTGGCGCGAATCAAAGACTTGGAACGGGTGAGAGACATCTTTAATGGTCCGGTTGGACAAGCGGCCTTGGATATTCCATTTGCGACACTTTTTATTATCGCTATCGCCATTATCGGTGGCTCGTTGGCGATCGTGCCAATCGCGATCGGTGCGTTCTATATTATCGGTGGTATCATTTTTGTGCGTGTCGTGCGCATCAACGTAAACCGGGCGGCGCAGCATGGCGCAAAACGCCAGGAGTTGATGCTCGAGACCGTTAACAAGATGCGCGCGATTAAGGCCAGTGGCGCCGAAGAGGTTTGGCGCGAGAGGTTTGCACAATTGTCTGCAAAGGCCGCGCGCAGTAATTTCCAGAATGCGCAGATGGCAGCGTTGGTTATTACGATCAGTCATTCCATGACAATCGTCGCCGGGCTGGCCACTCTTGGTATTGGTATCGATAAAGTGATCGCCGGTACTTTGACCACAGGAGGGCTCATTGCCACCATGATGATGGTCTGGCGTGTTCTTGCACCGCTGCAAAGCGCCTTTGTTTCTATGACCCGTATTGGTCAAGTGGGCTCCTCAATCCGCCAGATCAACCGGTTGATGGCCGTGCGCCCGGAGCGTGACCCGAGGCAGATTCTAGAGCCGATTGAAGGCATTCAGGGACACGTCCAGTTCAGCAACGTCACGCTGCGGTATGGCGCGGATACAGACCCGGCATTGATCAACATATCTTTCACGGCAGAACCTGGCGAAGTGATTGCGATCATTGGGCCAAACGGCTGTGGTAAGTCGACCGTGCTGAAAGTTCTTTCCGGTCTTTACAAACCCCAAGGCGGCAGCATCAGGATAGACGGTCATGATGTTCGGCAAATGGATCCGGTGGAATTGAGGCATGTCATTGGTTATGTGCCCCAAGTGCCCCAAATGTTTGACGGTACAATCGCCGATAATCTGCGCTTGGCGCTGCCCACCGCAACCGACGCTGAATTGCTTGAAGTCATTGAAAGAACCGGCGCGACTGAGCAGCTCAACCGTTTACCTGAAGGTCTGAACACGCTTATCAGCACACGTGAATTGGAAAAGTTGCCGGCCAGTCTGTTGGTCCGGTTGTCATTGGCGCGGGCTTATCTCAAAGCGCCACCGATCGTGCTTATGGATGAGCCGGTAACTGGTCTCGATTTTGAAGGGGAATATTTGTTCACTTCAGCGGTCGAAGAACTCAAGAAAACCTCGACTGTTCTGGTTGTGACCCACCGCCCAAGCCATATGAAACTGGCCGATAAAGTCTTGATGCTAGAGCGCGGGGCAACAAAGTTCTTCGGCCCTGCTGAAAAAGTCTTAGAAAAGTTTTTCGCCCAACCTAAATAA